From Thermoleophilia bacterium, a single genomic window includes:
- a CDS encoding VOC family protein, which translates to MGVISGVDVVFYGVCNMDRAVAFYCDVLGLELAQRFGKDWAQFTVGQTDLGLHGELATAPHQGGATVTFRTDDVNALEAVLKAAGAPTSAIEDMGGALSLEFNDPDGNKLVAVQLP; encoded by the coding sequence GTGGGCGTGATCTCTGGCGTGGATGTCGTCTTCTATGGGGTGTGCAACATGGACCGCGCCGTGGCGTTCTACTGCGATGTGCTCGGCCTCGAGCTCGCTCAGCGCTTCGGTAAAGACTGGGCCCAGTTCACGGTGGGTCAGACCGATCTGGGGCTGCACGGCGAACTGGCGACAGCGCCGCACCAAGGAGGCGCAACGGTCACGTTCCGCACGGACGACGTGAACGCACTCGAGGCCGTGCTCAAGGCGGCTGGCGCACCCACGTCCGCAATCGAGGATATGGGCGGCGCGCTGTCGCTCGAGTTCAACGACCCTGACGGCAACAAGCTCGTGGCGGTACAACTCCCCTAG
- a CDS encoding GuaB3 family IMP dehydrogenase-related protein yields MEIEIGRGKRGRRAYGLDEIAIVPSRRTRDPQDVDLTWQLASHTLQMPLLASAMDGVVNPATAIEIGRLGGLAVLNLEGIQSRYEDPDAKLREIAAMPSDKATRGLQDIYRSRDVSVDLMVQRIAEIKASGVLTAGSLTPQRVEQFIGPALDAGLDILVIQGTVVSAEHVSSLVEPLNLKQFIADLPVPVIVGGCASYSTALHLMRTGAVGVLVGVGPGAACTTRQVIGVGVPQATAIADAAGARMQHLLETGKYVNVIADGGMAYGGDLAKAIACGADACMVGSPLAKASEAPGHGSHWGMATFHPELPRGTRVRTDTIGTLKEILLGPAHENDGSLNLIGGLRNALATCGYETIQSFQKCEVMVAPALKTEGKKLQHAQSVGMG; encoded by the coding sequence GTGGAGATCGAGATCGGCCGAGGGAAGCGCGGACGGAGGGCCTACGGGCTCGACGAGATAGCGATCGTCCCCAGCCGCCGCACACGCGACCCCCAAGATGTGGATCTGACCTGGCAACTCGCGTCCCACACGCTTCAGATGCCGCTCCTCGCGTCCGCCATGGACGGCGTGGTGAATCCGGCCACGGCCATCGAGATCGGTCGGCTCGGCGGGCTCGCGGTGCTCAACCTCGAGGGCATCCAGTCGCGCTACGAAGACCCGGACGCCAAGTTGCGTGAGATCGCCGCGATGCCCTCGGACAAGGCCACACGCGGCCTCCAGGACATCTACCGATCACGTGACGTCAGCGTCGACCTCATGGTGCAGCGCATCGCCGAGATCAAGGCCTCCGGAGTGCTCACCGCCGGGTCGCTCACCCCACAGCGGGTGGAGCAGTTCATCGGCCCGGCCTTGGACGCCGGGCTCGACATCCTGGTCATCCAGGGAACGGTGGTGTCCGCGGAGCACGTCAGCTCGTTGGTGGAGCCGCTCAACCTCAAGCAGTTCATCGCCGATCTCCCGGTGCCGGTCATCGTGGGCGGCTGCGCGTCGTACTCCACGGCCCTGCACCTCATGCGCACCGGTGCGGTGGGTGTTTTGGTGGGTGTGGGTCCGGGCGCCGCGTGCACCACGCGTCAGGTCATCGGCGTGGGCGTTCCCCAGGCCACGGCCATCGCCGACGCGGCGGGTGCGCGTATGCAGCACCTGCTCGAGACGGGTAAGTACGTCAACGTCATCGCCGACGGCGGCATGGCCTACGGCGGCGATCTGGCCAAAGCCATCGCATGTGGCGCCGACGCCTGCATGGTGGGCTCCCCGTTGGCCAAGGCGTCCGAGGCCCCCGGCCACGGCAGCCACTGGGGGATGGCCACGTTCCACCCCGAGTTGCCGCGCGGCACTCGCGTCCGTACGGACACCATCGGCACTCTGAAGGAAATCCTCCTCGGACCGGCGCACGAGAACGACGGGTCACTCAACCTCATCGGCGGCTTGCGCAACGCGCTCGCCACCTGTGGGTACGAGACGATCCAAAGCTTCCAGAAGTGCGAGGTCATGGTGGCACCGGCGCTCAAGACCGAGGGGAAGAAACTGCAGCACGCGCAATCGGTCGGCATGGGCTGA
- a CDS encoding 1-phosphofructokinase family hexose kinase, translating to MILTVTLNAALDRTVSVPNFEVGRRHRASGSLALPGGKGVNVARALRNLGQPVIATGLAGGRTGTAIIERLTGEGILNDFVRIAGESRTSTAVVDPTSMHQTEINEYGPSVSEAELALLVEKLSYLSRGADILVLAGSLPRDVPTDFYGAVVRQLMRPDLRIVVDAAGPALRGALSAEPWLASPNVREAEDVAGNEFGDDDDAARGAEVLCTLGAQSALIHDERGCVARISSGEAGRRETFRARLDVRTNVVSTVGSGDAFLAGYLAGTYSGLDVEGALRFAVAAGSASTQLLGAGVVDPADVDALARQVTVTRVSEGK from the coding sequence ATGATCCTCACCGTCACCCTCAACGCCGCCCTCGACCGCACCGTCAGCGTGCCCAACTTCGAGGTCGGGCGGCGTCACCGCGCCAGTGGATCGCTCGCCCTCCCGGGCGGCAAGGGTGTGAACGTGGCCCGCGCCCTCCGGAACCTCGGGCAGCCGGTCATCGCCACGGGTCTCGCGGGGGGGCGAACCGGCACCGCGATCATCGAGCGGTTGACGGGGGAGGGGATCCTCAACGACTTCGTGCGTATCGCTGGTGAGTCGCGTACCTCAACCGCCGTCGTGGACCCCACCTCGATGCACCAGACCGAGATCAACGAGTACGGCCCGTCGGTGTCGGAGGCCGAACTCGCCCTCCTCGTTGAGAAGCTGTCGTATCTGTCACGCGGGGCCGACATCCTGGTGTTAGCCGGATCGCTGCCGCGTGACGTACCGACGGACTTCTACGGGGCCGTCGTCCGCCAACTCATGCGCCCCGATCTCCGCATCGTGGTGGACGCCGCCGGTCCCGCACTCCGTGGTGCGCTGTCGGCGGAGCCATGGCTGGCGAGTCCGAACGTGCGCGAAGCCGAGGACGTTGCCGGCAACGAGTTTGGGGACGACGACGACGCGGCGCGGGGCGCGGAGGTGCTCTGCACCTTGGGGGCCCAGTCGGCCCTGATCCACGACGAGCGTGGCTGCGTGGCTCGTATCTCATCTGGCGAGGCCGGGCGGCGTGAGACGTTCCGTGCCCGGCTCGACGTGCGAACCAACGTGGTGAGCACCGTGGGATCGGGTGACGCGTTCCTCGCGGGGTACCTCGCGGGCACGTACTCGGGTCTGGACGTCGAGGGCGCGTTGCGGTTTGCGGTGGCGGCCGGATCCGCCAGCACGCAACTGCTCGGGGCCGGCGTCGTCGATCCCGCCGATGTCGACGCGCTCGCACGGCAGGTGACCGTGACGAGGGTCTCCGAGGGGAAGTGA
- a CDS encoding N-acetylmuramoyl-L-alanine amidase, whose product MRIPQTLRVATIATIATIAAAGGAVALPVVAIDPGHGGGDSGAVGVLPPGTLTGLTPRLSAQFLPVLLEKDVNLDVAQRVDAWLVARGFPTVLTRTQDLAGGDLPFTTVRDDLAARVDLANLRPAEIFVAIHQNSTTVDTATATGTETYVRRGAPTPTRLLATTIQQRLVACLGLADRGVREADFTVIKDTTMPAVLVEGAFLSSATDVLMLADPAFRQKMAEAIGAGVFQYAGLGDPGPVCDGAPVPQVPAAITLARAGRALTVRAKIDPTRGDLWIATVRDQAGVVISGVPLRARLPNGKGVVINTRPDGKALFAVPRRRGNFTVAVAVPDVKLAVTKSVPERVR is encoded by the coding sequence ATGCGTATCCCCCAGACCCTCCGCGTTGCGACGATCGCAACGATCGCGACGATCGCCGCCGCCGGGGGCGCGGTGGCCCTGCCCGTGGTGGCGATCGACCCCGGCCACGGCGGCGGCGACTCCGGTGCCGTGGGCGTGCTGCCGCCGGGGACGCTCACGGGCCTCACTCCGCGCCTCAGCGCGCAATTCCTGCCCGTCCTCCTTGAGAAGGATGTCAACCTCGACGTTGCGCAGCGCGTCGATGCGTGGCTCGTGGCCCGGGGCTTTCCCACCGTTCTCACGCGCACTCAGGATCTGGCCGGTGGTGACCTCCCGTTTACCACGGTGAGGGACGATCTCGCGGCACGGGTAGATCTCGCCAACCTGCGCCCGGCGGAGATCTTCGTGGCGATCCATCAGAACTCCACCACTGTGGACACGGCGACGGCCACTGGTACTGAGACCTACGTCCGGCGCGGGGCCCCCACTCCCACGCGCCTGCTCGCCACCACCATCCAGCAGCGCCTCGTCGCCTGCCTGGGCCTCGCCGATCGCGGGGTGCGGGAGGCGGACTTCACGGTGATCAAGGACACCACGATGCCGGCGGTGCTCGTGGAGGGCGCGTTCCTGTCGTCCGCCACCGACGTGCTGATGCTGGCCGATCCGGCGTTTCGCCAGAAGATGGCCGAGGCCATCGGGGCCGGGGTTTTCCAGTACGCCGGGCTCGGCGACCCGGGTCCCGTGTGCGACGGCGCTCCCGTCCCTCAAGTTCCCGCGGCCATCACCCTTGCCCGTGCCGGCCGGGCACTCACCGTGCGCGCCAAAATCGATCCGACCCGCGGCGACCTGTGGATCGCGACGGTGCGTGATCAGGCAGGCGTCGTGATCTCCGGCGTGCCCCTGCGCGCGCGCCTGCCCAACGGGAAGGGCGTCGTCATCAACACACGCCCCGATGGCAAGGCCCTGTTCGCGGTGCCCCGCCGCCGTGGCAACTTCACAGTGGCCGTCGCCGTGCCGGACGTGAAGTTGGCGGTGACGAAGTCTGTGCCCGAACGGGTGCGGTAG
- a CDS encoding D-alanyl-D-alanine carboxypeptidase has product MRTVLRSALVALVVALPAAAFGAGQPPTPAGTAWILVDGDTGEVLAEHDADTPRPNASTTKMMTALIALESGDPDRLITVVPAAVAVGESSAGLVVGERISVRNLLKALLVGSGNDAAIALAYGVAGSEAKFVTRMNDRARALRITGISFANSHGLDEAGHTASPRALARLGALLMGKPILKEIVARRSITVPGPGGEGTRLLTSENDLLGVMPEADGVKTGHTNGGGYIEVAHATSGRLDKRLYAVLMGEPDPATRRTDSVALLTWGFAQFARPVILPTGRAVVAIPVQGRPGTQVVLTVASPVVATIRVDRPARLRVIAPSLAVAPLAAGAAVGRVEVVQDGDVVGRADLITRVAVPAPGFIDAIRWAFHGLGSVFT; this is encoded by the coding sequence GTGAGGACCGTTCTCAGGTCAGCGCTTGTCGCCCTCGTGGTCGCCCTCCCCGCGGCGGCCTTCGGAGCGGGTCAGCCGCCTACCCCCGCGGGCACCGCGTGGATCCTCGTGGACGGCGACACCGGTGAGGTACTCGCCGAGCACGACGCGGACACCCCCCGGCCTAACGCGAGTACCACCAAGATGATGACGGCCCTCATCGCGCTGGAAAGCGGCGACCCGGACCGACTTATCACCGTCGTACCGGCGGCCGTGGCGGTGGGTGAGTCGAGCGCGGGACTTGTGGTGGGCGAGCGGATCTCGGTGCGCAATCTGCTGAAGGCACTGCTGGTGGGGAGTGGCAACGACGCGGCCATCGCCCTCGCCTACGGTGTGGCGGGGTCGGAGGCGAAGTTCGTGACGCGTATGAACGACCGCGCACGGGCGCTTCGCATCACGGGTATCTCATTCGCCAACTCCCACGGCCTCGACGAGGCGGGGCACACGGCATCACCCCGGGCGCTCGCGCGATTGGGAGCCCTACTCATGGGGAAGCCGATCCTCAAAGAGATCGTGGCGCGCCGGTCGATCACGGTCCCCGGTCCGGGGGGTGAGGGCACGCGTCTCCTCACCTCCGAGAACGACCTGCTGGGGGTCATGCCGGAGGCCGACGGCGTGAAGACGGGCCACACCAACGGTGGTGGGTATATCGAAGTGGCGCACGCGACCTCGGGTCGTCTCGACAAGCGTCTCTACGCGGTACTCATGGGTGAGCCCGACCCGGCCACTCGTCGGACCGATTCCGTGGCGCTCCTCACCTGGGGATTCGCCCAGTTCGCACGACCCGTGATCCTCCCGACGGGCCGCGCGGTGGTCGCCATCCCAGTACAGGGCCGTCCGGGTACGCAGGTCGTCCTCACGGTGGCGTCGCCCGTGGTCGCCACCATCCGGGTGGACCGGCCCGCGCGCCTGCGCGTGATCGCCCCGTCTCTGGCCGTGGCACCGCTCGCCGCGGGTGCTGCGGTGGGTCGCGTCGAGGTGGTGCAAGACGGCGACGTGGTGGGCCGGGCAGACCTGATTACGCGGGTCGCCGTACCGGCGCCCGGTTTCATAGACGCCATCAGGTGGGCATTTCATGGCCTAGGCTCGGTGTTCACATGA
- a CDS encoding (deoxy)nucleoside triphosphate pyrophosphohydrolase, translating to MVVAAVIQWGPWVLITQRAEGSGHAGRWEFPGGKREPGERDVTALRRELREELGIEVADPRLMWREDAGPLHLRFYACTYPPGQRPRPRVSPQMRWVRREDLPTYEFPPADDRLVAALTNGSTGRGRRRCRRRLQSAV from the coding sequence ATCGTGGTGGCCGCCGTCATCCAGTGGGGCCCGTGGGTGCTCATCACGCAGCGGGCCGAGGGCTCCGGTCACGCCGGGCGGTGGGAGTTCCCCGGCGGCAAGCGTGAACCCGGCGAACGTGATGTCACCGCCCTGCGGCGCGAACTGCGTGAGGAGCTCGGTATCGAGGTCGCCGACCCCCGACTGATGTGGCGCGAGGATGCCGGTCCGTTGCACCTGCGCTTCTACGCTTGCACGTACCCTCCGGGCCAACGCCCGCGGCCGCGCGTGAGCCCGCAGATGCGGTGGGTGCGGCGTGAGGACCTTCCCACCTACGAGTTCCCACCCGCCGACGATCGCCTAGTGGCGGCACTCACGAACGGTTCTACGGGCCGAGGCCGCCGCCGCTGTCGGCGCCGGTTACAATCCGCCGTGTAA
- a CDS encoding glutathione S-transferase family protein has product MITLFQITGSSSFAARCALECAGAEYAVVDVPPRARDDAPGFADVNPLKRVPAITEDGVRIAETGAIMLWVPERFPDAGLAPPVGTPDRADHLRWITWLANTMHPGWWPLMAPFALTPDESAWPSLEVRGRQAMSDHGAHLESWLTGHEWLAGGSPGTSDIYLYMLVGWGAYYDDLPLGGPRLADHFARVGSLPGVASARDLDDLDERLMRHHPELRGGKPM; this is encoded by the coding sequence ATGATCACGCTGTTCCAGATCACCGGGTCGTCGTCGTTCGCCGCGCGCTGCGCGCTCGAGTGCGCCGGCGCGGAGTATGCGGTGGTGGACGTCCCCCCGCGGGCGCGCGACGACGCCCCGGGGTTCGCTGACGTCAATCCCCTCAAGCGCGTCCCCGCCATTACGGAGGACGGCGTGCGGATCGCGGAGACGGGCGCCATCATGTTGTGGGTGCCCGAGCGCTTCCCCGACGCCGGACTCGCACCGCCCGTCGGCACGCCCGACCGTGCCGACCACCTGCGGTGGATCACGTGGCTCGCGAACACGATGCACCCCGGGTGGTGGCCGCTCATGGCGCCGTTTGCCCTCACTCCGGACGAATCGGCGTGGCCGTCCCTTGAGGTGCGCGGACGTCAGGCGATGAGCGATCACGGGGCGCACCTCGAGTCGTGGCTCACGGGGCACGAGTGGCTGGCCGGCGGTTCGCCGGGAACGTCGGACATCTACCTCTACATGCTCGTGGGCTGGGGTGCGTACTACGACGACCTCCCCCTCGGGGGTCCCCGCCTCGCCGATCACTTCGCCCGTGTGGGGTCGCTCCCCGGGGTGGCGAGTGCCCGTGACCTCGACGACCTCGATGAGCGCCTCATGAGGCACCACCCGGAACTGCGGGGCGGCAAGCCCATGTAG
- a CDS encoding A/G-specific adenine glycosylase has protein sequence MTIAPDDLAVRRLIRWFEREAPDFPWRRTRDRWAVLVSEVMLQSTPVARVIPYFEAWIERWPRPADLAAAPLGDAVTAWQGLGYPRRARHLHAAARVITTSGWPERLTDLPGVGAYTSQAIQCFADGASVLPEDVNVRRVVARRFPGGWPGTPRGRGWHAGQAMMDLGREVCRARAPRCDTGCPLRDGCPAADSGRVDEVTRRGRRQARYEGSMRQRRGVLLRAVAVEGRVSVADDPDAAASLLGDGLVERRGRVLIPVGGRMSV, from the coding sequence GTGACCATCGCCCCCGACGATCTCGCCGTGCGGCGCCTCATTCGCTGGTTTGAGCGCGAGGCCCCCGACTTCCCGTGGCGTCGTACCCGTGACCGGTGGGCGGTGTTGGTGTCGGAGGTCATGTTGCAGTCCACACCCGTCGCCCGGGTCATCCCGTACTTCGAGGCGTGGATCGAACGCTGGCCCCGGCCCGCCGATTTGGCCGCCGCACCGCTCGGGGATGCGGTCACCGCGTGGCAGGGCCTCGGGTACCCACGGCGGGCACGCCACCTCCACGCCGCCGCCCGTGTCATCACGACGTCGGGGTGGCCGGAGCGGCTCACCGACCTCCCCGGGGTGGGGGCCTACACATCGCAGGCGATCCAGTGTTTCGCTGATGGCGCCTCCGTGCTGCCCGAGGACGTCAATGTGCGCCGCGTGGTGGCCCGTCGGTTCCCCGGTGGGTGGCCCGGCACGCCGCGTGGTCGCGGGTGGCACGCCGGGCAGGCGATGATGGATCTGGGGCGTGAGGTGTGTCGCGCCCGCGCGCCCCGTTGCGATACGGGATGCCCCCTGCGCGACGGATGCCCGGCCGCCGATTCCGGGCGGGTGGACGAGGTGACTCGACGGGGTCGTCGGCAGGCCCGGTATGAGGGGTCGATGCGTCAGCGTCGGGGGGTCCTCCTGCGGGCGGTCGCCGTGGAGGGGCGCGTCTCGGTGGCGGACGATCCCGATGCGGCCGCGAGCCTGCTGGGAGACGGCCTCGTGGAGCGCCGCGGTCGTGTGCTCATTCCGGTCGGCGGCAGGATGTCCGTGTGA
- a CDS encoding NAD(P)-dependent oxidoreductase, with amino-acid sequence MIVGVVGAGLMGTGMIRQLAAAGFDVRVFARTPARAEGLPATMQPDVATAADGADVVLLSVTDSDDVLDVVAAIMSAPTPPPLIIDTSTIAPAAAEVAAAIARAGGSEYLDCPVSGGPTGAAAGTLAVMCGGTDAGVAAAAPVLDCIGDPAKRVYCGPVGSGLVAKLVNNLLVAVITAGTAEAFGVGQRAGVSPDVLARAVMASSGDSWQLRNLFPRVLAGDHRPGFRVRDLVKDLGHARMLAGVPLTVGDAAAALFGDLDGSLDYGAVARLLMDLPDPVA; translated from the coding sequence ATGATCGTCGGCGTCGTGGGAGCGGGCCTCATGGGCACGGGGATGATCCGGCAGCTCGCGGCCGCCGGGTTCGATGTGCGGGTGTTCGCGCGTACCCCGGCCCGCGCGGAGGGCCTTCCCGCCACCATGCAGCCGGACGTCGCCACCGCCGCCGACGGGGCCGATGTTGTCCTTCTCTCGGTCACCGACTCAGATGATGTACTGGACGTCGTCGCGGCCATTATGAGTGCGCCGACGCCCCCCCCGCTGATCATCGACACCTCCACCATCGCGCCCGCCGCCGCTGAGGTCGCCGCTGCCATCGCCCGTGCCGGGGGCTCGGAGTACCTCGACTGCCCGGTGAGCGGTGGGCCGACCGGCGCGGCGGCGGGCACGCTCGCGGTGATGTGCGGTGGCACGGATGCCGGCGTGGCCGCCGCCGCCCCGGTACTCGACTGCATCGGCGATCCGGCGAAGCGGGTTTACTGCGGGCCGGTGGGGTCGGGCCTCGTGGCCAAACTCGTGAACAACCTTCTGGTGGCCGTCATCACCGCCGGTACGGCGGAGGCCTTCGGCGTCGGCCAGCGCGCGGGCGTGAGTCCCGACGTCCTTGCCCGCGCGGTCATGGCTTCCTCGGGCGACTCGTGGCAACTCCGCAACCTCTTTCCCCGCGTCCTCGCGGGGGATCACCGGCCGGGGTTCCGGGTACGCGACCTGGTCAAGGACCTAGGCCATGCGCGGATGCTGGCCGGGGTCCCGCTCACCGTCGGTGACGCCGCCGCCGCCCTCTTTGGCGATCTCGACGGATCTCTGGACTACGGGGCCGTTGCACGCCTGCTCATGGACCTCCCGGACCCCGTCGCATGA